In a genomic window of Quercus lobata isolate SW786 chromosome 4, ValleyOak3.0 Primary Assembly, whole genome shotgun sequence:
- the LOC115985744 gene encoding uncharacterized protein LOC115985744, with product MESNPDLAALAQQVQALVTTIEELTKQNQEMKLRLQQVQQAQQEENQSKGNLEGERDSHRRGTPQRPTTPDEQNSDLLREMRKEMDELRSAIKEKTDRSVDRMVKATDSPFTTAILECPVPSKFRLPQLEPFDGLRDPQDHLNTFKTTLGLQQPPDEIMCRSFPTTLKGATREWFTKLPTLSVDNFEQLSNAFLHHFIRGQRPKRPVDYLLTIRHGEKETLRSYVKCFTRETLEVDEADDKVQLTTFKVGLRSRDLVASLAKNPPKTMAKMLLKVQKYMNAEDTLAAIKDAEKPGDKAKKKDNRRGQKRERPDHRNNDGNRRKDDKSPWTIKDEHYLKWSGPLHSSPNVRDKNKYCRFHKNHGHNTEDFRDLKEQIEELIRKGKL from the exons atggaatccaacccaGATTTAGCAGCCTTGGCCCAACAAGTTCAAGCCCTTGTAaccaccattgaagaactcaccaaacaaaaccaggaaatgaagctacGACTCCAGCAGGTCCAACAGGCTCAACAGGAAGAAAACCAGTCCAAAGGCAACCTGGAAGGAGAAAGGGATAGCCATAGGAGAGGTACTCCGCAGAGGCCAACTACTCCGGACGAGCAGAACTCAGATCTCCTTCGAgaaatgaggaaggagatggatGAACTGAGGAGCGCCATTAAGGAGAAGACGGACCGGAGCGTAGACAGAATGGTAAAGGCTACGGACTCGCCTTTCACCACGGCGATACTTGAATGCCCTGTACCATCAAAGTTTCGCTTACCTCAACTTGAGCCATTCGACGGACTCAGAGACCCTCaggatcatcttaatacctttaagacgaCTCTAGGTCTTCAACAACCACCTGACGAGATAATGTGTCGTTCATTTCCtaccactctcaaaggagctaCAAGAGAATGGTTCACAAAATTGCCAACCTTGTCCGTAGACAACTTCGAGCAATTAAGTAACGCCTTCTTGCACCATTTCATAAGGGGGCAACGACCAAAGAGGCCGGTAGACTACTTACTCACCATTAGACATGGAGAAAAGGAAACCCTGAGGTCATATGTCAAATGCTTCACCCGGGAGACTCTGGAGGTGGACGAAGCCGATGACAAGGTGCAACTGACAACCTTCAAAGTAGGACTGAGGTCTAGAGATCTCGTGGCCTCCCTCGCAAAGAATCCGCCAAAGACGATGGCAAAAATGCTCCTGAAAGTacagaagtacatgaacgctGAAGATACTTTAGCGGCCATAAAGGATGCAGAGAAGCCAGGAGACAAggcaaagaaaaaagacaaccgtagggggcaaaagagagaGCGACCAGACCATCGGAACAATGACGGGAATAGGAGGAAGGATGATAAAAGTCCTTGGACG ATCAAGGATGAGCATTACCTCAAATGGTCAGGACCATTGCACTCATCCCCCAATGTCCGTGATAAGAACAAGTACTGCCGATTCCACAAAAATCACGGCCACAACACGGAAGATTTCAGAGACCTAAAGGAGCAGATAGAGGAGTTGATACGTAAAGGGAAGTTAtag